A part of Thalassoglobus sp. JC818 genomic DNA contains:
- a CDS encoding MMPL family transporter, with translation MSSPNDSHSGSDLLPRFLASVTQFVSSQPVVTLWIIGLFTLFSALVTARFLTFKTDRSDLIDSNSEFHQRWEEYVEKFGPEADIVIVVEGPNREAVEQAIDTVGAELRSESKLFGSILDRVDSDRVVSKGLQYLTPVELEKIENELDESQEIIEGDWNLAGLNAYSRRLEQLLQYSISQGDPARVDTAINRIELLANSLHSFLLDQNEFESPWPQIVSRTELVSQEAKSEYQLTPSGKMGFVVVTAQASSNGLTGKSESLNRLREICSETAEELSEVEIGMTGIPVLEADEMERSQIDMRNASLISFGGVGLILLLGFRGFRHPSLALIMLAVALVWALGYTTLTIGHLNILSVSFAAILIGLGIDFAIHYMARYLELRHHDEEFHRSLALTSRSVGTGIVTAAVTTSMAFLCATFTDFLGVAELGVIAGGGILLCAIATFTVLPALITLSDQNLSPQRLPTPFQGTLLRKMIRRFPALVTILTLVAIVIVGAQGFRLADGEIESIVEYDSNLLNLQAEGVESVELQERLFQETDGSLLYAVSISDSIEETRIRGEKFQQLDLVARVEDMASYLPRFPASETNLLIQSIHLRLSRLADLPETFPEINPLAVGQTLESLHNLVQSQTSPSADEAETRLDETLDIISTMELPQQVEILSAYQGAMLSALHAQLKKLKEVSDPSPVTPKDFDPAIHRRFVSDEGDWLIRVYPKEDIWEEKPLEAFIDQVRSVDPLITGTPIQNFEAARQIRNSYFDAAIYALVVVTLILLIDAISLGPLCVTLIAPLAVVGFTHFMSQHAGEESNIAHLLALYTIVAILVAFVFDFESTRNVILTLLPPIAGGFLMFGIFAMTNIDLNPANLIVLPLILGIGVDDGVHVTHDFRLTRGPYETSPSTINAVTLTSLTSMMGFGSMLVAAHQGLVSLGLVLVIGVGSCLFVSLVTLPAILTLIDRGRSQKPEKQVPPQKTEEPPEDEEDVVTIAFQNSETFGDKPSDDQ, from the coding sequence TTGAGTTCCCCCAATGATTCTCACTCGGGATCCGATTTGCTCCCGCGATTTCTCGCTTCGGTGACGCAGTTTGTCTCATCACAACCCGTTGTCACGCTCTGGATCATTGGGCTCTTTACTCTGTTCTCCGCGCTCGTCACCGCTCGATTTCTGACATTCAAGACCGACCGCTCCGATCTGATTGATTCCAACTCCGAGTTTCATCAGCGGTGGGAAGAATACGTTGAAAAGTTCGGCCCCGAAGCAGACATCGTGATCGTTGTTGAAGGACCGAATCGAGAAGCTGTCGAACAAGCCATTGACACCGTTGGTGCCGAACTCCGATCTGAATCGAAACTCTTTGGGAGCATCCTCGATCGAGTCGATTCCGATCGAGTCGTATCGAAGGGGCTGCAATACCTAACTCCCGTCGAGCTTGAAAAGATAGAAAACGAACTCGACGAGTCTCAGGAAATTATAGAGGGAGACTGGAACCTCGCTGGATTGAATGCGTATTCCCGTCGTCTTGAACAACTGCTCCAGTATTCGATCTCTCAAGGCGATCCCGCGAGAGTCGACACGGCCATCAATCGCATCGAACTGCTCGCCAACAGCCTTCATAGCTTCCTGCTCGACCAGAACGAATTTGAGTCCCCCTGGCCTCAAATCGTTTCTCGAACTGAATTGGTTTCGCAGGAAGCAAAGTCCGAGTATCAACTGACGCCATCCGGCAAGATGGGTTTCGTCGTCGTGACCGCTCAGGCCTCCTCCAACGGGTTGACCGGTAAGTCGGAGTCGCTAAATCGGCTGCGCGAAATCTGCTCTGAGACAGCAGAGGAACTCTCCGAAGTAGAAATTGGAATGACCGGCATTCCTGTGCTTGAAGCAGACGAGATGGAACGGTCGCAGATCGACATGCGAAACGCGTCTCTGATCTCTTTCGGCGGCGTTGGCCTCATCCTGCTCCTTGGATTCCGGGGATTTCGTCATCCATCGCTCGCACTGATCATGCTTGCCGTCGCTCTGGTCTGGGCTCTTGGATACACAACACTCACGATCGGACACTTGAATATTCTGTCGGTTTCCTTCGCTGCCATTCTTATCGGATTAGGAATCGACTTTGCGATCCACTACATGGCCCGCTACCTGGAACTTCGTCACCACGATGAAGAGTTTCACCGTTCGCTGGCTTTGACTTCCCGGAGCGTGGGAACAGGAATCGTGACCGCCGCGGTGACAACGTCGATGGCATTCCTATGTGCGACGTTTACGGACTTTCTGGGAGTCGCAGAGCTAGGTGTTATCGCTGGTGGCGGAATCCTGCTGTGTGCCATCGCGACTTTCACCGTTCTCCCCGCTCTCATCACACTCTCCGACCAAAACCTCTCGCCGCAACGACTTCCAACTCCGTTTCAAGGAACGTTGCTACGCAAAATGATTCGACGGTTTCCAGCTCTCGTGACCATCCTCACGCTGGTCGCAATCGTAATCGTCGGCGCTCAGGGATTTCGACTGGCCGATGGCGAGATCGAATCGATTGTTGAATACGACTCGAACCTCTTGAACCTGCAAGCTGAAGGCGTCGAGTCGGTCGAGTTACAGGAAAGACTCTTCCAAGAAACCGACGGATCGTTGCTTTACGCTGTTTCGATTTCTGACTCGATCGAGGAGACCCGAATTCGGGGTGAAAAGTTTCAGCAACTTGATCTCGTCGCACGCGTCGAAGACATGGCGAGCTATCTGCCTCGCTTCCCAGCTTCGGAAACCAATCTGCTCATCCAGTCCATCCACTTGAGACTCAGTCGACTCGCTGATCTCCCGGAAACCTTTCCCGAGATCAATCCGCTTGCCGTCGGGCAGACACTCGAAAGTCTTCACAACCTCGTGCAAAGTCAAACTTCTCCATCAGCTGACGAAGCTGAGACACGGCTTGACGAAACGCTCGACATCATCTCAACAATGGAATTGCCTCAGCAGGTCGAAATCCTTTCGGCTTACCAGGGGGCGATGCTTTCCGCTCTTCACGCGCAGCTTAAGAAGCTGAAGGAGGTGTCTGATCCATCTCCCGTCACTCCGAAAGACTTCGACCCCGCGATTCATCGTCGATTCGTATCCGACGAAGGAGACTGGCTGATCCGCGTTTACCCGAAAGAAGACATCTGGGAAGAGAAACCACTCGAAGCGTTTATCGACCAAGTTCGCAGTGTGGACCCGCTCATTACCGGGACGCCCATTCAGAACTTCGAAGCTGCTCGTCAAATCCGCAACAGCTACTTTGATGCTGCCATCTATGCGTTGGTCGTCGTGACTCTCATTCTGCTGATTGACGCAATTTCGCTGGGACCGTTGTGTGTCACGCTCATAGCGCCGCTTGCCGTTGTTGGATTTACTCACTTCATGAGTCAGCACGCAGGCGAGGAATCGAACATCGCGCACCTTTTGGCGCTCTACACCATTGTCGCCATTCTGGTGGCGTTCGTTTTTGATTTTGAAAGCACACGCAATGTCATTCTGACCTTACTTCCTCCGATTGCAGGCGGATTTCTGATGTTCGGAATCTTTGCGATGACGAACATCGACCTGAATCCTGCAAACCTGATCGTCCTGCCATTGATCCTAGGAATTGGGGTCGATGATGGTGTCCATGTGACGCACGACTTTCGACTCACTCGAGGTCCTTATGAGACTTCACCGAGCACCATTAATGCTGTGACCCTCACTTCACTGACTTCAATGATGGGCTTTGGGAGCATGCTGGTTGCCGCGCACCAGGGACTTGTATCACTCGGTTTGGTTTTGGTGATCGGAGTCGGGAGTTGCCTGTTCGTGTCGCTGGTCACCCTGCCAGCCATCCTGACTCTGATTGATCGCGGAAGAAGTCAGAAACCAGAGAAACAGGTCCCACCACAGAAAACTGAAGAACCTCCAGAAGACGAAGAAGACGTCGTCACGATTGCTTTCCAAAACAGCGAGACATTTGGGGATAAGCCATCCGACGACCAATAG
- a CDS encoding DinB family protein, with protein sequence MNSYSQLIEDYLAGPQELRRAVEGMTTSQLDAAPVQGAWSSRQVVCHIADFETVYADRMKRVIAEDRPPLRGGDPDLFATRLAYHDRDVEVELTIVDFTRQQMAEILRKSTDEDFQRVGLHSDDGPLTLKVLLERIVSHIPHHVRFIDEKRKLLNG encoded by the coding sequence ATGAATTCTTACTCCCAGCTGATTGAAGACTACCTGGCCGGTCCGCAGGAGCTGCGTCGGGCAGTGGAGGGAATGACGACCAGTCAACTCGATGCAGCTCCAGTGCAGGGGGCTTGGTCGTCGCGACAGGTTGTCTGTCACATCGCAGATTTTGAAACAGTTTACGCTGATCGAATGAAGCGAGTGATCGCAGAAGATCGCCCACCGTTACGTGGTGGCGACCCTGATCTGTTCGCTACGAGACTTGCGTATCACGATCGTGACGTCGAGGTGGAGTTGACCATTGTGGACTTCACTCGCCAGCAGATGGCTGAGATCCTCAGGAAGTCGACCGACGAAGACTTTCAGCGAGTCGGCTTACATTCAGATGATGGTCCGTTGACTCTGAAAGTTCTTCTCGAACGGATCGTTTCGCACATTCCACATCACGTTCGATTCATTGACGAGAAACGCAAACTTCTCAACGGCTGA